Proteins from a genomic interval of Prevotella sp. E13-27:
- a CDS encoding MFS transporter, whose product MKSKHNPWWWIPTLYISEGLPNVVVMTVAVVMYMQMGMSDTEIAVYTGLLGLPWMIKPLWSPFVDLYATKRWWVLAMQMLLGSSLAGVAFTMNAPFWFQGTMAFFFLMAFASATHDIAADGYYMLELSDHDQVWFVGIRNTFYRLAVIFGNGALIPLAGILQKLLNNRIAYSWSLVFFALAGLFIGIWLYHTFAMPKADADKPRQGTSAKEVWKGIVKAFGTFFKKLPPREMIAPMLFLLFYRFPEALMLKMSVTFLMRSNEEGGLGLSMEEFGIASGTVGVIGLTLGGIVGGILAGRDGFKKWLWPMVFSITLPDIVYVYMSYAMPHNLYVISSCLFVEQFGYGLGFTALTLYMLYFSKGNYQTSHYAFCTAISYIGLMLPGIVSGYLKDAMGYQSFFVMVMFLCSVTFAVTTLIKVDPSFGKKQ is encoded by the coding sequence ATGAAGAGTAAACATAATCCATGGTGGTGGATTCCCACCTTATATATATCTGAAGGCCTGCCCAATGTTGTGGTGATGACAGTTGCTGTCGTTATGTATATGCAGATGGGCATGAGTGACACAGAGATAGCTGTCTATACAGGACTACTTGGACTACCTTGGATGATCAAGCCATTATGGAGTCCGTTTGTTGACCTTTATGCAACAAAAAGATGGTGGGTACTTGCGATGCAGATGCTGTTGGGCTCGTCATTGGCAGGTGTAGCGTTTACGATGAATGCCCCGTTCTGGTTTCAGGGTACAATGGCATTCTTTTTCCTAATGGCTTTTGCCAGTGCAACTCATGATATTGCTGCTGATGGTTACTATATGCTGGAGCTTTCTGACCATGATCAGGTGTGGTTTGTTGGCATACGTAATACGTTCTATCGTTTAGCAGTTATTTTTGGCAATGGAGCACTTATACCTTTGGCAGGTATATTGCAGAAACTGTTGAATAATAGAATTGCTTATTCGTGGAGTCTCGTTTTCTTTGCCTTAGCAGGATTGTTCATTGGTATATGGCTTTACCATACTTTTGCAATGCCAAAAGCCGATGCAGACAAGCCGCGTCAGGGAACAAGTGCAAAAGAAGTGTGGAAGGGTATAGTAAAGGCCTTTGGAACATTCTTCAAGAAACTGCCTCCACGTGAGATGATAGCACCAATGCTATTCCTTCTGTTCTACCGTTTTCCTGAGGCTTTGATGCTTAAGATGAGCGTAACATTCCTTATGCGTTCTAACGAAGAAGGTGGATTGGGATTGTCTATGGAGGAATTTGGTATTGCGAGTGGCACTGTTGGAGTTATAGGTCTTACGCTTGGAGGCATAGTAGGTGGTATCCTTGCAGGACGTGATGGATTTAAGAAATGGTTGTGGCCAATGGTGTTTTCCATAACTCTTCCAGACATCGTTTATGTGTATATGAGCTATGCGATGCCACACAATCTGTATGTTATCAGCTCCTGCCTGTTTGTTGAACAGTTCGGCTATGGACTTGGCTTTACAGCTCTGACGCTATATATGCTTTATTTCAGCAAAGGCAATTATCAGACATCGCACTATGCTTTCTGTACTGCAATATCCTACATAGGATTAATGTTGCCAGGAATAGTGTCTGGCTATCTGAAAGATGCAATGGGCTATCAGTCTTTCTTCGTTATGGTTATGTTCCTATGCTCAGTAACATTTGCCGTAACAACACTTATTAAGGTTGACCCATCGTTTGGTAAAAAACAATAA
- a CDS encoding DUF4922 domain-containing protein, with the protein MTKTVDIFIPCEDIDVAQSVVEQFLPSTQLRGVFLLTNDENVATKWQKVAVDGRLLSSATMVNIASAAQSDYVLLLTKPTQMVLGEGALERMVRAASDTHAMMVYADHYEQKVIDGKTVVEKHPAIDYQMGSIRDDFDFGSLLLIRTSAMKKWATNARELQLQYAGLYDLRLFLSREGTLLHLKEMLYTEEELDTRLSGVKQFDYVNPSNRDVQIEMENVATLHLKAINAMVDTSSYRNVDFDEQEFDVEASVIIPVYNREKTICDAVESALSQKTQFKYNVIVVDNHSTDKTGALLDEVQAKANADGVEHLVVLRPTRSDLGIGGCWNMAVNDSRCGRFAVQLDSDDLYSSERTLQHIVDAFYKQQAAMVIGSYRMCDFELNTLPPGLIAHKEWTEENGPNNALRINGLGAPRAFYTPLLRQVQLPNTSYGEDYAMGLYFSRRYRIGRIYDELYLCRRWGGNSDAALSIDRINANNSYKDQLRTIEITARQRQNAKRAQLSDDDVDVERVDIHNGMGMLSRFFTRQLRVWDDARNRYRDLSQTKTRELSVDEMPLMVQFNPSRIVSTGASITKESIAKRECFLCRKARPEVQMRKVIFGRYELLLNPFPILPMHFTIPMLQHQPQAIMPMYGDMIKMLANYPDMTIFYNGPRCGASAPDHAHLQAIQTGLLPLQKEWQRLSRNLTVLSRLGDDAIIATIDDYPCNALVIKSRSEHASQRLFAALYEQMYIVDGDSEPMMNIISWRQSEGAVNDSHLRQDWISVVFPREKHRPDCYYKEDSSQMLISPGALDMAGLIITPRQNDFESIDASTAVGILRECAISDKGFKALAEKVKHITFDIRQTINDKKEPTVTVGIVSGQKIRFALNTPYVAKGEVIVGEQIVELSEGGIMWHGQQYRELLFTPQPNDSGNKKEVNSSYGQKRNIASFSLYDVTIGVNFHWERQETQVFRGALRLVVDADRIVAINELPVEQYLESVISSEMSATSSPELLKAHAVISRSWLLSQKENRKSDGDKRGNNFFSFVRKDDEFIRWYDREDHTLFDVCADDHCQRYQGITRATNSSVAEAIKATRGQVLMYGEELCDARFSKCCGGKTEEFQYCWEDTPKPYLLSVNDPFCNTNDAKVLREVLNDYDQETPDFYRWTVEYTSKELTELIKNKLKMDLGEITDLVPLERGKSGRIWKLQIVGSERSFTIGKELEIRRALSESHLYSSAFDVEKQGDRFILHGKGWGHGVGLCQIGAAVMGELGYSYDEILLYYYRGAEIKRLYK; encoded by the coding sequence ATGACAAAAACTGTAGATATTTTTATTCCTTGTGAAGATATTGATGTAGCGCAAAGCGTTGTGGAGCAATTCCTGCCAAGTACTCAGCTGCGTGGCGTCTTTTTGTTGACCAACGATGAGAATGTGGCGACAAAGTGGCAGAAGGTGGCTGTTGACGGGCGCTTGCTGTCAAGTGCTACAATGGTTAATATAGCCAGTGCTGCTCAGTCAGACTATGTGCTACTGCTCACAAAGCCTACACAGATGGTTCTGGGTGAGGGTGCTCTGGAGCGTATGGTAAGAGCAGCTTCAGATACTCACGCTATGATGGTATATGCAGACCACTATGAACAAAAGGTGATTGATGGAAAGACTGTCGTGGAGAAACATCCTGCAATAGACTACCAGATGGGTAGTATTCGTGATGACTTTGACTTCGGCTCTTTACTGCTTATCAGGACATCGGCAATGAAGAAGTGGGCAACAAATGCACGTGAGCTGCAATTGCAATATGCCGGTCTCTACGACCTGCGTCTTTTCCTCAGCCGTGAGGGAACACTTCTGCATCTCAAGGAGATGTTATACACTGAAGAGGAACTCGACACACGCCTGAGTGGTGTGAAGCAGTTTGACTATGTTAATCCCTCAAACCGCGATGTTCAGATAGAGATGGAAAATGTGGCTACGTTACATCTTAAAGCCATCAACGCAATGGTTGACACATCTTCTTACAGGAATGTGGATTTTGACGAACAGGAGTTTGATGTAGAGGCTTCTGTCATCATACCAGTATATAATCGCGAGAAAACCATTTGTGATGCTGTTGAGAGCGCTCTGTCTCAGAAGACACAGTTCAAGTATAATGTCATAGTTGTGGACAACCACTCAACAGACAAGACAGGTGCTCTTCTTGATGAAGTGCAGGCTAAAGCTAATGCTGATGGCGTGGAGCATCTCGTGGTATTACGTCCGACACGTAGCGACCTGGGAATAGGCGGCTGTTGGAACATGGCAGTCAATGATAGTCGTTGCGGACGATTTGCTGTGCAGCTTGACTCTGACGACTTGTACTCATCGGAGCGGACATTACAGCACATCGTTGATGCTTTCTACAAACAGCAGGCTGCAATGGTGATAGGCTCTTATCGCATGTGTGACTTTGAACTGAACACTCTGCCACCAGGACTTATTGCTCATAAAGAGTGGACTGAAGAGAATGGACCTAACAACGCATTGAGGATTAATGGGTTAGGAGCACCAAGAGCATTCTATACTCCTTTGCTAAGGCAGGTGCAGTTGCCAAACACATCGTATGGTGAAGACTATGCGATGGGGCTTTATTTCTCGCGCAGATATCGCATAGGACGCATCTATGACGAGCTCTATCTCTGTCGCCGTTGGGGTGGTAATAGCGATGCTGCGTTGAGCATAGACCGCATAAACGCTAACAACTCATATAAAGACCAGTTGCGTACGATTGAGATAACAGCGCGTCAACGACAGAATGCCAAACGTGCGCAACTGAGCGATGATGATGTAGATGTGGAGCGAGTGGACATTCACAACGGAATGGGAATGCTGAGCCGCTTCTTTACAAGACAGTTGCGAGTGTGGGACGATGCACGAAACAGATACAGGGATTTGTCGCAAACGAAGACCCGTGAGCTGAGTGTTGACGAGATGCCGTTAATGGTGCAGTTCAACCCATCACGCATAGTATCTACAGGCGCATCAATAACAAAGGAATCGATAGCAAAACGTGAGTGCTTCCTCTGTAGGAAGGCACGTCCTGAAGTACAGATGAGGAAGGTGATATTTGGACGTTATGAGCTACTGCTCAATCCGTTCCCCATTCTTCCCATGCACTTCACTATACCGATGTTGCAGCACCAGCCTCAGGCAATAATGCCTATGTATGGCGATATGATAAAGATGCTGGCCAACTATCCTGATATGACCATTTTCTATAATGGTCCAAGATGTGGTGCATCGGCTCCTGATCATGCTCATCTTCAGGCAATACAGACAGGCTTGCTTCCACTACAGAAAGAATGGCAAAGACTGAGCAGGAATCTTACCGTACTGTCGCGCCTTGGTGATGATGCCATCATTGCAACAATAGATGACTACCCCTGTAATGCTCTTGTCATAAAGAGCCGATCGGAACATGCATCACAGAGACTTTTTGCTGCTCTTTATGAACAGATGTATATTGTTGACGGCGATTCTGAACCAATGATGAATATTATCAGTTGGCGACAGAGTGAAGGCGCTGTGAACGACTCACATCTGCGACAGGACTGGATATCCGTAGTCTTCCCAAGAGAGAAGCATCGTCCTGATTGCTACTATAAAGAAGACAGCAGTCAGATGCTCATAAGTCCAGGTGCACTGGATATGGCTGGACTGATAATTACTCCCCGTCAGAATGATTTTGAAAGCATTGATGCTTCAACAGCTGTTGGAATACTCAGGGAGTGTGCCATCTCTGACAAAGGCTTCAAGGCTCTTGCTGAAAAGGTTAAGCATATCACATTTGACATCCGTCAGACCATTAACGATAAGAAAGAGCCTACGGTAACCGTGGGAATAGTAAGCGGACAGAAGATACGATTCGCACTTAACACACCGTATGTGGCAAAGGGCGAGGTCATCGTTGGCGAACAGATTGTAGAACTGTCTGAAGGTGGAATAATGTGGCACGGTCAGCAATACCGCGAACTTCTTTTCACACCTCAGCCTAACGATTCTGGTAATAAGAAAGAGGTAAACAGTAGTTATGGCCAGAAGCGTAACATTGCTTCTTTCTCACTCTATGACGTTACAATTGGTGTGAACTTCCATTGGGAACGACAGGAGACACAGGTGTTCAGAGGTGCATTGCGACTTGTGGTTGATGCAGACCGAATAGTTGCAATAAACGAGTTGCCTGTTGAACAGTATCTGGAGAGTGTGATATCGAGTGAGATGAGTGCCACTTCATCTCCAGAGCTGCTGAAGGCTCATGCCGTCATTTCGCGTTCATGGTTGCTCTCTCAGAAAGAGAACAGGAAGAGTGATGGTGACAAACGTGGAAACAACTTCTTCTCGTTTGTGCGCAAGGACGATGAGTTTATAAGATGGTATGATCGCGAAGACCACACACTCTTCGACGTTTGCGCTGATGACCATTGTCAGCGTTATCAAGGCATAACTCGCGCAACGAACTCATCTGTTGCTGAGGCAATAAAGGCAACAAGAGGACAAGTGCTGATGTATGGCGAAGAGCTATGCGACGCTCGTTTTTCAAAATGCTGCGGAGGAAAGACAGAAGAGTTCCAGTATTGTTGGGAGGATACTCCGAAGCCTTATCTCTTGTCAGTTAACGACCCGTTCTGCAACACTAATGACGCTAAGGTCTTGCGCGAGGTTCTCAATGACTATGATCAGGAAACACCAGATTTCTATCGTTGGACAGTGGAATATACAAGCAAGGAACTTACTGAGCTCATTAAGAATAAGCTGAAGATGGATCTTGGCGAGATAACCGACCTTGTGCCATTAGAGCGAGGAAAGAGCGGACGTATCTGGAAACTTCAGATAGTAGGCTCAGAGCGTAGCTTCACCATAGGTAAGGAACTTGAGATACGTCGTGCACTGAGCGAGAGTCATCTCTACAGTTCTGCCTTTGACGTGGAGAAACAAGGCGATCGCTTCATATTACATGGTAAAGGGTGGGGACACGGCGTCGGACTATGCCAGATAGGTGCTGCTGTTATGGGCGAACTGGGCTACAGCTACGACGAGATACTCCTTTACTACTATCGTGGTGCAGAAATTAAGCGCCTGTATAAATAG
- the rlmN gene encoding 23S rRNA (adenine(2503)-C(2))-methyltransferase RlmN — protein MNNNKRVLMGLSSAELKDIAKSLGMPAFTGGQIAKWLYDKHVTSISEMTNLSKANQQKLSEQFIVGAAQPIDCQKSIDGTIKYLFPVGQQSESNNKFVETVFIPDGERATLCVSSQVGCKMNCLFCQTGKQGFEGNLSVSDILNQIYSLPERDSLTNVVFMGQGEPMDNLDNVLKATSILTAPDGYAWSPKRITVSSVGVPNKLRRFLDESQCHIAISMHSPIHEQRAMLMPAERGMAISEVVNLLKKYDFTHQRRCSFEYICFAGLNDTLEHGRKIVELLSGLECRVNLIRFHQIPSVDLPGSDEKRMEALRDYLTSHGVFTTIRASRGQDIFAACGLLSTAKKNGAA, from the coding sequence ATGAACAACAATAAACGCGTACTTATGGGTTTGTCGTCAGCTGAGCTGAAAGACATAGCCAAGTCTCTTGGCATGCCAGCTTTTACTGGCGGCCAGATTGCGAAATGGCTATACGATAAGCATGTGACAAGCATTAGCGAAATGACTAATTTGTCAAAAGCCAACCAGCAAAAGCTTTCAGAGCAATTCATTGTAGGAGCAGCGCAACCCATTGATTGTCAGAAGAGTATCGACGGAACCATTAAATACCTCTTTCCTGTTGGCCAACAATCAGAATCCAACAATAAGTTTGTAGAAACCGTATTCATCCCTGATGGAGAACGTGCCACACTTTGTGTATCGAGCCAGGTGGGATGCAAGATGAACTGTCTGTTTTGTCAGACAGGCAAGCAGGGCTTTGAGGGCAACCTGTCTGTCTCCGATATATTGAATCAAATATACTCCCTTCCTGAACGCGATAGTCTTACAAACGTCGTTTTCATGGGTCAGGGAGAACCGATGGACAATCTTGACAATGTCCTTAAAGCCACCTCCATACTCACAGCCCCTGATGGCTATGCGTGGAGTCCCAAACGCATCACAGTAAGCTCTGTAGGAGTACCCAACAAGCTGCGCCGTTTCCTCGATGAAAGCCAGTGCCACATAGCAATATCCATGCACTCGCCTATTCACGAACAGCGTGCCATGCTCATGCCAGCAGAACGAGGCATGGCAATCAGTGAGGTTGTGAATCTGCTTAAGAAGTATGACTTCACCCATCAACGCCGATGCTCATTCGAGTATATCTGCTTTGCCGGTCTCAATGACACTTTGGAGCACGGACGCAAGATTGTCGAACTACTCAGCGGACTGGAATGTCGTGTAAACCTCATACGTTTCCACCAGATACCAAGCGTTGACCTTCCTGGTTCCGACGAGAAGCGCATGGAAGCACTTCGCGACTATCTCACATCCCACGGTGTGTTTACTACCATACGCGCAAGTCGCGGACAGGACATATTCGCTGCATGCGGACTGCTCTCAACAGCAAAGAAGAACGGAGCGGCGTAA
- a CDS encoding PdxA family protein — MIENRLKVAITHGDTNGVGYEMIIKAFEDPTMLEICTPIIYGSSHIAEQHLRAIHSEVKFNVINDARLAREDRINLVECFNNEEVEVSFGTPTEASAKAALRSFTRAFDDYKQKLYDVLVTSPVNRSTINSFQGHSDYIERSLNTDSKSISILINESLRVALVTNNLAVKDISESITKQKIVEKGKLFFEALRRDLRVSSPRIAVMSLNPRCGEDGALGDEEKEIIKPAIDELVSMGINAYGPYATDVFFGRGDYYRFDGVMAMYHDQGMAPFKTLTPEDGVRLTSGLPIVRTAPAVGTQFQEAGKGIVSPDSLRHAIYMAIDVFNNRANYDEPLANPLPKLYHEKRDDSEKVRFRSSTNNQQ; from the coding sequence ATGATTGAAAATAGACTGAAAGTAGCCATAACCCACGGTGACACCAACGGTGTGGGCTATGAAATGATAATCAAGGCTTTCGAAGACCCCACAATGCTTGAAATATGCACACCTATTATATATGGTTCTTCACACATTGCTGAACAGCATCTTCGCGCCATACACTCTGAAGTAAAGTTCAATGTTATCAACGATGCACGTCTGGCACGCGAAGACCGCATAAACCTTGTAGAATGCTTCAACAATGAAGAGGTAGAGGTTTCTTTCGGCACACCTACAGAGGCATCGGCAAAAGCTGCCCTGCGCTCTTTTACTCGTGCTTTCGATGACTACAAGCAGAAGCTATACGACGTATTAGTTACCTCGCCTGTAAATCGCAGCACCATAAATAGTTTTCAGGGACACTCCGACTATATCGAGCGTAGCCTCAATACCGATTCAAAGAGCATCAGCATTCTCATAAACGAGAGTCTCCGCGTAGCTCTGGTAACAAACAACCTGGCAGTAAAGGACATTTCCGAGTCAATAACCAAACAGAAGATTGTTGAGAAAGGAAAGCTCTTCTTCGAGGCTCTTCGACGTGACCTTCGCGTATCGAGCCCACGCATCGCCGTGATGTCACTCAACCCACGCTGTGGTGAAGACGGTGCCCTGGGCGATGAAGAGAAAGAGATAATCAAGCCTGCTATTGATGAACTGGTGTCAATGGGTATCAATGCTTATGGTCCCTACGCCACCGACGTATTCTTTGGACGTGGTGACTACTATCGTTTTGACGGCGTTATGGCAATGTACCACGATCAGGGCATGGCTCCATTTAAGACGCTCACCCCAGAAGACGGTGTCAGACTGACAAGCGGACTGCCCATAGTAAGAACAGCGCCAGCAGTAGGCACCCAGTTCCAGGAAGCTGGTAAGGGAATCGTATCTCCCGACTCGCTGCGCCACGCCATCTATATGGCTATCGACGTTTTCAACAATCGGGCTAATTACGACGAGCCACTTGCCAATCCGCTGCCTAAACTCTATCACGAGAAACGTGACGATAGCGAGAAAGTAAGATTCCGTTCCTCAACCAATAATCAGCAGTAG
- a CDS encoding sigma-54 interaction domain-containing protein translates to MKNSDLQATKQRYNIVGNCDALNHVIDVALQVAPTDLSVLIIGESGVGKEIIPRVIHDNSPRRREKYFAINCGSIPEGTIDSELFGHVKGSFTGAINDSPGYFGVANKGTLFLDEVGELPLATQARLLRVLENGEYIPVGATEVRKTDVRIVAATNVNIQKAISEGRFREDLYFRLNEVPVQMPPLRERGEDIVLLFRLFAMQMAEKYKMDRIQLTDEAKQMLMRYKWPGNVRQLKNITQQISVLSTERIITPEILAKFIPQDRESTQLTVVNNGGDHSFENEREILYKILFELRGNVNDMRREMSLLKKQLDDVQHKPQTIISSTTSHPVATSMPAHLQTIQTVQPTMEDAEAEEFFESAPEQENLNLNELSRQMLEKALERNNGVRKKAAQELGISDRTLYRWLKQYGIV, encoded by the coding sequence ATGAAGAATTCGGATTTACAAGCCACTAAACAGCGGTACAACATCGTGGGCAACTGCGATGCCTTGAACCATGTAATCGATGTTGCCTTACAAGTAGCGCCGACCGACCTTAGTGTGCTCATCATCGGCGAAAGCGGAGTAGGAAAAGAAATCATTCCACGTGTCATCCACGACAACTCTCCACGACGTCGCGAGAAGTACTTTGCCATCAACTGCGGTTCCATTCCAGAGGGCACTATCGACTCTGAGCTGTTCGGCCATGTGAAAGGCTCCTTCACAGGTGCCATAAACGACTCTCCTGGCTATTTCGGCGTAGCTAACAAGGGTACACTCTTCCTTGACGAGGTGGGTGAACTGCCACTCGCCACTCAGGCACGCCTGCTACGCGTACTTGAAAATGGCGAGTATATTCCTGTAGGAGCTACAGAGGTTAGGAAGACCGATGTGCGCATAGTGGCAGCAACTAACGTAAACATACAGAAAGCCATAAGCGAGGGACGTTTTCGCGAAGACCTCTACTTCCGTCTGAATGAAGTACCTGTTCAGATGCCCCCTCTTCGCGAGCGAGGCGAAGACATAGTGCTGCTCTTCCGTCTCTTTGCCATGCAGATGGCAGAGAAATACAAGATGGATCGCATACAGCTGACCGATGAGGCAAAGCAGATGCTTATGCGCTATAAGTGGCCAGGCAATGTACGTCAGCTGAAGAACATCACCCAGCAGATATCTGTGCTCAGTACTGAGCGCATTATAACGCCAGAGATCTTAGCAAAGTTTATACCCCAAGACCGTGAGAGCACTCAGCTAACTGTGGTTAACAATGGTGGTGACCACTCGTTTGAGAACGAACGCGAGATACTCTACAAGATTCTCTTTGAACTTCGTGGCAATGTCAACGACATGCGACGCGAGATGAGTCTTCTCAAGAAGCAGCTCGACGATGTCCAGCATAAGCCTCAGACCATCATCAGCTCTACTACCTCCCACCCTGTAGCAACATCAATGCCTGCACATCTGCAGACCATTCAGACTGTACAGCCCACTATGGAAGATGCCGAGGCAGAGGAATTCTTCGAATCTGCTCCAGAGCAGGAGAACCTTAATCTGAACGAGCTGAGCCGACAGATGCTGGAGAAAGCCCTCGAGCGAAACAACGGTGTACGCAAGAAAGCTGCACAGGAACTTGGCATCAGCGACCGCACCCTCTACCGATGGCTTAAACAGTATGGGATAGTGTAA
- a CDS encoding LptE family protein: protein MKFRIIITLALLLLLNACSVSYKFNGASIDYTKTKTIQINDFPIRSAYVWGPMANIFNNQLKDQYANHTKLIQVKRNGDLKIDGEITRYEQRNKSVSSEGYSAQTELSMTVNVRFTNNVNHNEDFERQFTASASYETTMSLNSVQEELVTQMVKEICDQIFNATVANW from the coding sequence ATGAAATTTAGGATCATCATAACACTTGCCCTTCTCCTATTGTTGAACGCCTGCTCAGTGAGCTATAAGTTCAACGGAGCGAGCATAGACTATACGAAGACGAAGACAATTCAGATCAACGACTTCCCCATTCGTTCAGCCTATGTGTGGGGCCCCATGGCAAACATCTTCAACAACCAGTTGAAAGACCAGTATGCCAACCACACCAAACTCATTCAAGTGAAGCGAAATGGTGACCTTAAGATAGACGGCGAGATAACACGCTACGAACAGCGCAACAAGTCGGTATCATCCGAAGGCTACTCAGCACAGACAGAACTGTCTATGACAGTCAACGTGCGCTTCACAAACAATGTGAACCACAACGAAGACTTTGAACGACAGTTCACTGCCTCAGCATCCTACGAGACCACGATGTCACTCAACTCTGTTCAGGAAGAGCTCGTGACCCAGATGGTAAAAGAAATCTGCGACCAGATATTCAATGCCACCGTAGCAAACTGGTAA
- a CDS encoding tetratricopeptide repeat protein, translating to MELTELIKHPDYMDRDTLYELRSLVALYPTFQTARLLMLQNLFILHDQSFDQELRRAAIYITNRDVLFQMIEASHYKLRQEQSDNRPKPKSDNETNSSRTISLIDTFLESIPKDEEEEEKKASKTKKRRPTPADAAVDYVAYLLETQDESEEDKKENTPQLLGHDLIDNFIDTEKGRISLSDTPSMPPIEEDEHDDAEKDSNQSEDSFFTETLARIYIKQGRYSKALEIISRLSLQYPKKNAYFADQIRFLEKLIINNNKKKQ from the coding sequence GTGGAACTGACAGAGCTAATTAAACATCCTGACTACATGGATCGCGACACGCTATACGAGTTGCGGTCATTGGTAGCGCTGTACCCCACTTTCCAGACGGCGCGTCTGCTGATGCTTCAAAACCTGTTCATCCTTCACGACCAGTCGTTTGACCAAGAGCTACGTCGCGCTGCCATATATATTACCAATCGCGACGTCTTGTTTCAGATGATTGAGGCAAGCCACTACAAGCTTCGTCAGGAACAAAGCGACAATCGTCCCAAGCCAAAGAGCGATAACGAGACAAACAGCAGCCGCACCATATCACTTATCGACACATTCCTTGAATCCATACCAAAGGATGAAGAGGAGGAAGAGAAGAAGGCGAGCAAAACGAAGAAGCGTCGCCCCACCCCAGCCGATGCAGCTGTTGACTATGTCGCCTACCTGCTTGAGACTCAGGACGAATCAGAAGAAGACAAGAAAGAGAATACCCCTCAGCTGTTAGGTCACGACCTGATAGACAACTTCATCGACACAGAGAAAGGTCGCATCTCCCTTAGTGACACACCATCCATGCCACCTATCGAGGAAGATGAGCATGACGATGCAGAAAAAGACTCAAATCAGTCAGAAGACAGCTTTTTCACTGAGACTTTAGCCCGAATTTACATAAAACAGGGCAGATATTCTAAGGCTTTAGAAATTATTAGCCGATTAAGTTTGCAATATCCAAAAAAAAATGCTTACTTTGCAGACCAAATTCGATTCTTAGAAAAATTGATTATAAATAACAACAAAAAAAAGCAATAA
- the secG gene encoding preprotein translocase subunit SecG — protein MYTILVALIVLASICMIIIVLMQESKGGGLASNYASYNQIGGVRKTTEFIEKATFFLAAFMVVISVLCAYVAPKGASEGSVIEGIELPATNSSNLPGFNASQTQPTEAPAAPATETPEN, from the coding sequence ATGTACACAATTTTAGTAGCTCTTATCGTTTTGGCATCAATCTGCATGATCATCATCGTGCTGATGCAAGAGTCTAAGGGTGGCGGTTTGGCATCAAACTACGCCTCTTACAATCAGATTGGCGGTGTTCGCAAGACCACTGAGTTCATTGAGAAGGCAACATTCTTCCTCGCTGCTTTCATGGTAGTCATCAGCGTTCTCTGCGCTTACGTTGCTCCTAAGGGTGCAAGCGAAGGTTCAGTCATCGAGGGAATTGAGCTTCCTGCAACCAACTCAAGCAACCTTCCTGGTTTCAATGCCAGTCAGACACAGCCCACTGAGGCTCCTGCTGCTCCAGCAACAGAGACTCCTGAAAACTAA
- a CDS encoding PspA/IM30 family protein: MKYDWEESKSRNAKAFIVFIGVVLVIVLLWASGLIRWEDSPKERVDLDDEVIHRADGDIVVPAAEWKALKDEVGQLRQELEQLKSKRNEAVADKKQTVAKANTATTHPDASKSSKDFDSNALTLANYNHDWVQSDATVALKNNTDYVITQVTGRMIYYDMSGNMLDYQDFTKNVIIESGMVKSFSLKGYGHDDNYAYYKSRIVPGSPDRKYKVEFELKSYKTK; the protein is encoded by the coding sequence ATGAAATACGACTGGGAAGAAAGTAAAAGTAGGAATGCCAAGGCGTTCATCGTGTTTATAGGCGTGGTACTCGTGATTGTGTTACTTTGGGCTTCAGGCTTGATTCGATGGGAAGATTCACCGAAAGAGCGTGTCGACTTAGATGATGAAGTGATACATAGGGCAGATGGTGATATAGTGGTGCCTGCTGCTGAATGGAAAGCTCTTAAAGACGAGGTAGGACAGCTTCGTCAGGAATTGGAACAACTGAAATCGAAACGTAATGAGGCTGTGGCTGATAAGAAGCAGACTGTTGCGAAGGCAAATACAGCCACAACGCATCCTGATGCTTCCAAATCGTCGAAAGATTTTGATTCAAATGCGCTGACATTGGCAAACTATAACCATGATTGGGTGCAATCTGATGCTACGGTGGCATTGAAAAACAATACAGACTATGTTATCACTCAAGTTACTGGGCGTATGATTTACTACGATATGAGTGGTAATATGCTGGATTATCAAGATTTTACGAAAAATGTTATTATAGAGTCTGGCATGGTAAAGAGTTTTTCATTAAAAGGATATGGGCATGATGATAATTATGCATACTATAAAAGTAGAATCGTACCTGGTAGTCCGGACCGTAAGTATAAGGTTGAGTTTGAGCTAAAATCGTATAAAACAAAATAA